The Sulfitobacter noctilucicola genome has a window encoding:
- a CDS encoding IclR family transcriptional regulator, which translates to MDDLEANAGEGADGKDRNFVTALARGLEVLRCFRDGEVSLSNSDFSERTGLPKATVSRLTHTLCALDYLVADPRGGTYRLSAGVLHLGFGLLSGMDIGDRAMQEMEKLRDGPNSSITVALAEQHQLDAVYLATCVSYESVTLAIRVGTRLPIFHSAIGQAILIGMSTDAREAVFDIAARRDPQTEADGRAWYAQALAIYEEKGFCVGYGSWRKDVNGIAVPVFSLGGKRVFGLNVGGPSYRVKPKQLETVYGPRLIKAAETLSIRPFQKP; encoded by the coding sequence ATGGATGATTTGGAGGCAAATGCAGGTGAGGGCGCGGACGGTAAGGACCGTAACTTTGTCACGGCACTTGCCCGGGGTCTGGAGGTTTTGCGGTGTTTTCGCGATGGCGAAGTCAGCCTGAGCAACAGTGATTTCTCTGAACGCACCGGTCTGCCCAAGGCGACAGTGTCGCGGCTGACCCATACGCTTTGCGCCCTGGATTATCTTGTGGCTGATCCGCGTGGCGGGACATACCGGTTAAGCGCAGGTGTCCTGCATCTGGGGTTTGGTCTGCTGTCGGGAATGGATATCGGCGACCGTGCGATGCAGGAAATGGAAAAACTGCGTGATGGGCCGAATTCCAGCATCACCGTAGCGCTGGCAGAGCAACATCAACTGGATGCAGTTTATCTCGCGACCTGTGTTTCCTATGAGAGTGTCACGCTGGCCATACGCGTTGGTACAAGGCTGCCAATTTTCCATTCTGCAATTGGTCAGGCGATTCTGATCGGCATGAGCACCGATGCCCGCGAGGCCGTGTTCGATATCGCCGCGCGCCGCGATCCGCAGACCGAGGCGGACGGGCGGGCATGGTACGCGCAGGCGCTTGCGATCTACGAAGAAAAGGGTTTTTGTGTCGGCTACGGAAGTTGGCGCAAGGATGTGAACGGCATTGCCGTACCGGTGTTTTCGCTGGGTGGAAAACGCGTTTTTGGTCTGAATGTCGGGGGGCCGTCCTATCGGGTGAAACCCAAGCAACTGGAAACCGTTTATGGCCCGCGGCTGATAAAGGCTGCAGAAACCCTGAGTATCCGGCCCTTCCAAAAACCATAG
- a CDS encoding branched-chain amino acid ABC transporter substrate-binding protein, translated as MKKITKLGAVSALSLIIGATAAFAEDIKIAFIDPLSGPFASTGTNGLHQFEHAVDFMVNDEGGVLDGQTMEVVGFDNKISPKESLIQLQVAIDQGIRYIVQGNSSGVANALTEAIDKHNRRNPDSRVLFLNYAAVDPALTNDKCNFWHFRFDANADIKMDALTDVIAADDSIKKVYIIGQDYSFGKAVSAAANKMLGEKSPDMEIVGDELHPIGKVKDFTPYARKVVASGADAVITGNWGSDMLGLGKSIIENGFEGPIYTYYAAGSGMTAAFGDSAKDRIRLISQGAINPIGSDRARDAYNSFLERHPDGNIDQSRIYNTIGMLAEAIKEAGTADDVVAVASALESMEYESMWGGKLFMRPQDHQLIQDMHIGVHTDEDIEFPYDSSTFGVKTESTIEMASMDSPTTCEMKRP; from the coding sequence ATGAAGAAGATTACCAAACTTGGCGCGGTGTCCGCGCTGTCATTGATCATCGGCGCCACTGCGGCATTTGCCGAAGATATCAAGATTGCGTTTATTGATCCGTTGTCCGGCCCGTTTGCCAGCACGGGTACAAATGGCCTGCACCAGTTCGAACATGCCGTGGATTTCATGGTAAACGACGAAGGTGGCGTTCTGGATGGCCAGACCATGGAAGTTGTCGGTTTTGACAACAAAATCAGCCCCAAAGAATCACTGATCCAGCTTCAGGTCGCGATTGACCAGGGTATCCGTTATATTGTTCAGGGTAACTCCTCTGGTGTTGCGAACGCGCTGACCGAAGCGATCGACAAGCACAACCGCCGCAACCCCGACAGCCGCGTCCTGTTTCTGAACTACGCTGCTGTTGATCCGGCGCTGACCAATGACAAGTGTAACTTCTGGCACTTCCGGTTTGATGCAAACGCAGACATTAAAATGGACGCGCTGACGGATGTCATTGCAGCAGACGACAGCATCAAAAAAGTTTACATCATCGGGCAGGACTATTCGTTTGGTAAGGCTGTATCCGCTGCCGCGAACAAGATGCTGGGTGAAAAATCACCTGACATGGAAATTGTTGGTGACGAACTGCACCCGATCGGCAAAGTTAAGGACTTTACGCCATATGCGCGCAAGGTTGTGGCCTCTGGTGCGGATGCCGTGATCACAGGTAACTGGGGTTCGGACATGCTGGGTCTGGGTAAGTCGATCATCGAAAATGGTTTCGAAGGTCCGATTTACACGTATTATGCGGCCGGTTCCGGTATGACGGCGGCCTTTGGTGACAGCGCCAAGGATCGTATCCGTCTGATCTCTCAGGGTGCCATCAACCCTATTGGTTCTGACCGTGCACGGGACGCATACAATTCGTTCCTTGAGCGTCACCCCGATGGCAACATCGACCAGAGCCGTATCTACAACACAATCGGCATGTTGGCAGAAGCGATCAAAGAAGCCGGTACAGCAGATGATGTTGTCGCCGTGGCGAGTGCGCTGGAAAGCATGGAGTACGAATCCATGTGGGGCGGTAAACTGTTCATGCGTCCACAGGATCACCAGTTGATTCAGGACATGCATATTGGTGTTCACACAGATGAGGACATCGAGTTCCCCTACGACAGCTCGACGTTTGGTGTAAAAACTGAATCGACAATCGAGATGGCGTCTATGGACAGCCCGACAACTTGCGAGATGAAGCGCCCATAA
- a CDS encoding branched-chain amino acid ABC transporter permease — MELILVNLIDGLVTGLLLFMLSAGLTLIFSMMGVLNFAHASFYMLGAYFAYSISLAVGFWMGLLIAPLIVGLLGAGVERYGLRRVHQYGHVPELIFTFGLALLIEELVQFIWGKNQMPYDVPDVLNFTAFAIAGNSIPAYKIFMIFISVSIFIGLLYILTKTRVGMIIQAALSYPRTVEALGHNVPLIFMGVFGVGTALAGVAGVIAGPVLGTFPGMAFVLGSIVFVTIVIGGLGSLWGALVASLLIGWITTFAKSYNIAMSDILNGIGISTPENMSEHPLRDLWTVTSPQIADILPYILMVLILIFRPAGLFGKRES, encoded by the coding sequence ATGGAACTCATCCTCGTCAATTTGATTGACGGGCTGGTGACGGGATTGCTGCTTTTCATGCTTTCCGCCGGCCTGACGCTTATCTTCTCTATGATGGGCGTGCTGAACTTCGCCCATGCCAGCTTTTATATGCTGGGTGCCTATTTCGCCTATTCCATCAGCCTTGCTGTTGGCTTCTGGATGGGCCTGCTAATTGCACCGCTGATTGTCGGTCTGCTGGGAGCAGGTGTTGAAAGGTACGGGTTAAGACGTGTTCACCAATATGGTCACGTGCCTGAACTGATCTTTACGTTCGGTCTGGCGCTGTTGATCGAAGAATTGGTCCAGTTCATCTGGGGCAAGAACCAGATGCCATATGATGTGCCGGATGTTTTGAACTTCACGGCCTTTGCCATCGCTGGAAACTCCATCCCGGCATATAAGATTTTCATGATCTTTATCTCGGTCAGTATCTTTATTGGCCTGCTTTATATCCTGACCAAAACGCGTGTTGGGATGATCATCCAAGCCGCACTGAGCTATCCGCGGACGGTTGAAGCGCTGGGGCATAATGTGCCGCTGATCTTCATGGGTGTGTTCGGTGTCGGAACAGCGCTGGCCGGTGTGGCGGGCGTGATTGCGGGGCCGGTGCTGGGTACATTCCCGGGCATGGCTTTCGTTCTCGGCTCCATCGTTTTTGTGACAATCGTTATTGGTGGTCTCGGTTCGCTTTGGGGGGCGCTGGTGGCGTCCTTGCTGATCGGCTGGATTACGACATTTGCCAAATCATACAACATCGCGATGTCCGATATTCTGAACGGGATCGGCATCTCGACTCCCGAGAATATGAGCGAACATCCATTGCGGGATTTGTGGACGGTGACCAGCCCTCAGATTGCTGACATCCTGCCCTATATCCTGATGGTGTTGATCCTGATCTTCCGTCCTGCGGGCCTTTTCGGAAAGCGTGAATCATGA
- a CDS encoding branched-chain amino acid ABC transporter permease, with protein sequence MTDEMTKDPKGQITTDPSKPAQRMRAGSMTITLGPWIIAGIALMLMPFIFTSNSALTIMNQMWITVIFALAYNMLLGQGGMLSFGHAVYMGLGGFFCMHIMNYVEDYGVAFPLPLLPLFGGLFGMGFAMLIGSFSTSGAGTRFAMISLGVGELIAACSVIIVAFFGGEEGISGDRTYGLPFFGVEFLKQIEVYYLISFWLMLSAALMYLFSRTPVGRMANAVRDNPERAQFLGYSARWVRFYSFCASGFFCGIAGGLFAISYEILTEENLNAASSGVILLVTFLGGVGFFFGPIIGAIAFTLLQTVLSLQTELWSIYAGALFLATVMFFPGGLAGLLMMHVPAIKLGKASGLIMPYIKTLIPAAIGVLGLCALIEMTFHYRHGATGDHEMTLFWTTFDSHSILPWLVAGLITVVGIGIAKVTAPSMKEAWDEANTAGGGS encoded by the coding sequence ATGACCGACGAGATGACCAAAGACCCCAAAGGGCAAATCACAACCGACCCCAGCAAGCCCGCACAGCGGATGCGCGCAGGGTCGATGACCATTACATTGGGTCCGTGGATTATCGCAGGCATTGCGCTGATGCTGATGCCTTTCATCTTCACGTCCAATTCCGCGCTGACAATCATGAACCAGATGTGGATCACGGTGATTTTCGCGCTGGCCTATAACATGTTGCTGGGTCAGGGCGGGATGCTGTCCTTTGGCCATGCGGTTTACATGGGTCTTGGCGGCTTCTTCTGTATGCACATCATGAATTACGTCGAAGACTACGGCGTTGCCTTCCCGTTGCCGCTGCTACCGCTCTTTGGTGGGTTGTTCGGCATGGGGTTTGCGATGCTTATCGGGTCATTCTCGACCTCGGGCGCAGGCACACGCTTTGCGATGATCTCGCTCGGGGTGGGTGAACTGATTGCCGCCTGTTCGGTCATCATCGTCGCCTTCTTTGGCGGTGAGGAAGGTATTTCGGGCGACCGGACCTATGGCCTGCCGTTCTTTGGTGTCGAGTTCCTGAAACAGATCGAAGTCTACTATCTGATTTCCTTCTGGCTGATGTTATCGGCGGCGCTGATGTATCTGTTCTCGCGTACTCCGGTTGGCCGGATGGCCAACGCGGTCCGCGACAACCCCGAGCGCGCGCAGTTCCTTGGATACTCCGCACGATGGGTCCGCTTCTACAGCTTCTGTGCCTCTGGTTTCTTCTGCGGCATCGCGGGTGGTCTGTTCGCCATCAGCTATGAAATCCTGACCGAAGAGAACCTGAACGCGGCTTCATCGGGTGTAATCCTGCTGGTGACCTTCCTTGGTGGTGTGGGCTTCTTCTTTGGCCCCATCATCGGCGCGATTGCCTTTACCCTGCTGCAAACGGTGCTGAGCCTTCAGACAGAGTTGTGGTCGATCTATGCCGGTGCATTGTTCCTTGCTACGGTGATGTTCTTTCCGGGTGGTTTGGCGGGTCTTTTGATGATGCACGTGCCAGCCATCAAGCTGGGTAAGGCGAGCGGATTGATTATGCCGTATATCAAGACACTGATCCCTGCTGCTATTGGTGTCTTGGGCCTATGTGCCTTGATCGAGATGACGTTCCACTACCGTCACGGGGCAACAGGCGACCATGAGATGACGCTGTTCTGGACGACATTCGACAGTCACTCGATCCTGCCCTGGCTGGTTGCCGGACTGATCACAGTGGTGGGCATTGGCATTGCCAAAGTCACCGCCCCAAGCATGAAAGAAGCATGGGATGAAGCGAATACAGCAGGAGGCGGATCATGA
- a CDS encoding ABC transporter ATP-binding protein, which translates to MSAPALELTGLKKSFGKAEIIRGIDLSIGKAERHAIIGPNGAGKSTLFNLITARFPPTAGTVKLHGEDLAGLEPYQINRKGLSRSFQITNIFPKMSVFENVRCALLWAQGYKYSFWNLVSRSRGLNEGADAILEQINLLERRDVAAGLLSYAEQRALEIGITIAGGADVIMLDEPTAGMSHSETDYITDLILKVTAGKTLIMVEHDMGVVFGLADRISVLVYGEIIATNTPELVRADPKVQEAYLGAALEAEH; encoded by the coding sequence ATGAGCGCACCAGCACTTGAGCTCACGGGCCTGAAGAAGAGTTTCGGCAAAGCCGAGATCATCCGCGGGATTGATTTGTCCATCGGCAAGGCAGAGCGCCATGCGATCATCGGGCCAAACGGTGCGGGTAAATCCACGCTGTTCAACCTGATCACCGCACGGTTCCCGCCCACGGCTGGCACGGTCAAACTGCATGGTGAGGATCTGGCAGGGCTTGAGCCGTACCAGATTAACCGCAAGGGCCTGTCACGGTCTTTCCAGATCACCAACATCTTTCCCAAGATGAGCGTGTTTGAGAACGTGCGCTGTGCGTTGTTGTGGGCGCAGGGGTACAAGTATTCCTTCTGGAATCTGGTGTCCCGCTCGCGCGGGCTTAATGAAGGGGCGGACGCCATTCTTGAGCAGATCAACCTGTTGGAACGGCGCGATGTCGCGGCTGGGCTGTTGTCTTACGCTGAACAACGCGCGCTTGAGATCGGGATTACCATCGCGGGTGGTGCGGATGTTATCATGCTGGATGAGCCGACGGCCGGCATGAGCCATTCAGAGACCGATTATATCACCGATCTGATCCTCAAGGTAACGGCAGGCAAGACCCTGATCATGGTTGAGCATGACATGGGCGTTGTCTTTGGATTGGCGGACCGGATTTCGGTGCTGGTTTACGGAGAGATCATCGCGACCAATACGCCCGAACTGGTGCGGGCAGATCCCAAGGTTCAAGAAGCCTATCTGGGCGCAGCGCTGGAGGCAGAACATTGA
- a CDS encoding ABC transporter ATP-binding protein: MHAYYGKSHILQGVTMNVQEGEIVALLGRNGVGRSTTCKAIMGEVEPQGSVKFKGQEISGKKAFEIANMGIGYVPENRDIFPGLTTRQNLTLGLKPGQKDGAGRWSMQMMFEMFENLDRRADVEASVLSGGEQQMLTMCRTLMGDPDFVMIDEPTEGLSPQMVQKVAEVLQAIAAKGISTLLVEQKLSIAMDIAHRVYVMGHGQVVFEGTPDELKARDDVRKEWLEV; the protein is encoded by the coding sequence ATGCACGCCTATTACGGCAAGTCGCACATCCTGCAAGGGGTGACGATGAACGTACAGGAGGGCGAGATTGTCGCGCTTTTGGGGCGCAACGGTGTAGGGCGGTCCACGACCTGCAAGGCGATCATGGGCGAGGTGGAACCGCAGGGTTCGGTCAAGTTCAAAGGCCAGGAGATTTCCGGCAAGAAAGCCTTTGAGATTGCGAACATGGGCATCGGGTATGTGCCGGAAAACCGCGATATCTTTCCGGGTCTGACCACGCGCCAGAACCTGACACTGGGGCTTAAACCCGGTCAAAAGGACGGTGCCGGTCGCTGGTCGATGCAGATGATGTTCGAGATGTTTGAAAACCTTGATCGCCGCGCAGATGTCGAGGCATCGGTGTTGTCGGGCGGGGAACAGCAAATGCTGACCATGTGTCGGACATTGATGGGCGATCCTGACTTTGTGATGATTGACGAGCCGACAGAGGGTCTCTCGCCGCAGATGGTGCAAAAGGTGGCAGAAGTGCTGCAGGCGATTGCGGCCAAGGGGATTTCGACCCTGCTGGTTGAGCAAAAGCTGTCCATCGCCATGGACATCGCGCATCGTGTTTACGTGATGGGCCACGGTCAGGTTGTTTTCGAAGGCACACCGGACGAGCTGAAAGCGCGTGATGACGTGCGGAAGGAATGGCTCGAAGTCTGA
- a CDS encoding serine hydrolase domain-containing protein gives MSSFDTSRLDRIKGWMQGYVDARRYPGCSVLVAQGGNEVFYHDCGLRDVAGGLPWQRDTVARIYSMTKPITSVALMILVERGLVHLDAPVSDFIPGFADARCLVPDASDLSQTEPCAAPTLHQLLTHTSGVSYSFNPGVVSTAMREGKMDFGPGQLTLAQMSDKLAELPLAFRPGTRWEYSVGIDLIGRVIEVISGKPFGTFLQDEIFDPLGMDETRFILPEGLKDRFASLYTPLAGDSFDLNAKDKSEETLRQTDGVEGSPYLDTKMQSGGGGLVGTIDDYARFTDMLRAGGKGILSPHTLSFMMRNHLPGDIASMGPASFAEQPMDGMGFGIGGAVVLDPGRVRVPGSVGDFSWGGMASTFFWVDPVQDLSVIFFTQLAPSSSYPSRSQLKALIHGALT, from the coding sequence ATGAGCAGCTTTGACACGTCCCGTCTTGATCGGATCAAAGGTTGGATGCAGGGGTATGTCGACGCACGGCGCTACCCGGGGTGTTCGGTGCTGGTCGCGCAGGGCGGCAACGAGGTATTCTACCACGATTGCGGCCTGCGGGATGTTGCGGGCGGGCTGCCGTGGCAGCGTGATACGGTTGCGCGCATCTATTCAATGACCAAGCCGATTACATCTGTTGCGCTGATGATCCTGGTCGAGCGGGGGCTGGTGCATCTGGATGCGCCGGTCTCAGACTTTATCCCCGGCTTTGCTGATGCGCGCTGTCTGGTGCCCGATGCGTCCGACCTGAGCCAGACCGAACCCTGTGCCGCACCAACGCTGCACCAGCTCCTGACACATACGTCCGGTGTCAGCTATTCGTTCAATCCCGGTGTGGTGTCGACGGCGATGCGCGAAGGCAAGATGGACTTTGGTCCCGGTCAGCTGACGCTGGCGCAGATGTCTGACAAACTGGCGGAATTGCCGCTTGCGTTCAGGCCGGGCACCCGATGGGAATACTCGGTCGGTATTGATCTGATCGGTCGGGTGATCGAAGTGATCAGCGGCAAACCCTTTGGTACATTCCTTCAAGATGAGATCTTTGATCCGCTCGGAATGGACGAGACGCGATTCATTTTGCCTGAGGGTCTGAAAGATCGCTTTGCCTCGCTATACACACCCTTGGCGGGGGACAGTTTTGATCTCAATGCGAAGGACAAAAGCGAAGAAACGCTGCGCCAGACGGACGGTGTTGAGGGGTCGCCGTACCTGGATACAAAGATGCAATCGGGCGGCGGCGGGCTGGTCGGTACGATTGATGACTATGCCAGGTTCACGGATATGCTGCGGGCGGGGGGCAAGGGTATTCTGTCGCCCCATACGCTCAGCTTTATGATGCGCAACCACTTGCCCGGCGATATCGCGTCGATGGGCCCTGCGAGCTTTGCCGAACAGCCGATGGACGGAATGGGTTTTGGTATCGGCGGTGCCGTGGTGCTGGATCCGGGCCGCGTGCGTGTGCCGGGATCGGTTGGTGACTTTTCCTGGGGTGGTATGGCCTCGACCTTTTTCTGGGTTGATCCGGTGCAGGATCTGTCTGTCATCTTTTTCACCCAGCTTGCACCAAGCAGTTCCTATCCGTCGCGCTCCCAGCTCAAAGCGCTCATTCATGGAGCATTGACGTGA